In one Candidatus Hepatincola sp. Av genomic region, the following are encoded:
- a CDS encoding AAA family ATPase encodes MIVLEQFQVLNFKNFQSLQLDHIKNLTVLIGSNGVGKSNFLSIIDFLSQIQTTNITNYLANKEIDYKRFVHQWNLENKINFSFFLKNTELNHVYNYGFTLEYDKKLDFHLLGEFFKNVTTGTSYKLVNKNNELQLAEQAKSINECALVSQFFTKVHSYNFYNTKFFKKKIHTAHLNDTNSIAPEGENIAALLYYLYNNDKSNYESIVNSIRMVIKSFKDFHFEITQEKMVILTILTYDSEDPSSLKYLSDGTLRFIFLMLLLNLPLDMRPSLLLLEEPEIALHPHAINFLGEYIKTYAEENQIILATQSPQLLNLIDPSNVYILYINDAHATEIKYLNPEKIKKWLAKYKLGDLWIMNLLGGNPL; translated from the coding sequence ATGATTGTTTTAGAACAATTCCAAGTGTTGAATTTTAAAAACTTTCAAAGTTTGCAATTAGATCATATTAAAAACCTTACCGTATTAATTGGTTCCAACGGTGTTGGTAAATCTAACTTTTTATCAATCATTGATTTTCTTTCCCAAATACAAACTACTAATATTACTAATTATTTAGCTAATAAAGAAATTGACTATAAAAGATTTGTACACCAATGGAACTTAGAGAACAAAATTAATTTTTCTTTCTTTTTAAAAAATACAGAGCTTAATCATGTGTATAATTATGGTTTTACCTTAGAATATGATAAAAAACTAGATTTTCATTTATTAGGAGAATTTTTTAAGAATGTAACTACAGGTACATCTTATAAATTGGTAAATAAAAATAATGAACTGCAGTTAGCAGAACAAGCGAAAAGTATTAATGAGTGTGCTTTAGTATCCCAATTTTTTACGAAAGTACATTCTTATAATTTTTATAATACAAAATTTTTTAAAAAGAAAATTCATACAGCACATCTTAATGACACAAATTCTATTGCTCCTGAGGGGGAAAATATTGCAGCTTTATTATACTATTTATATAATAACGATAAATCTAATTATGAAAGTATTGTTAATAGTATTAGAATGGTTATTAAAAGTTTTAAAGATTTTCACTTTGAAATTACTCAAGAAAAAATGGTTATTTTAACTATTCTAACTTATGATTCTGAAGATCCTTCCTCTTTAAAATACTTATCTGATGGAACTTTGCGGTTTATATTCTTAATGCTTTTGTTAAATTTGCCTCTTGATATGCGTCCATCTTTATTGTTATTAGAAGAGCCAGAAATTGCTTTGCACCCACATGCTATCAATTTTTTAGGGGAATATATAAAAACTTATGCTGAAGAAAACCAAATAATTCTTGCTACCCAATCACCTCAATTACTAAACCTTATTGACCCTAGTAATGTATATATTTTATATATTAATGATGCACATGCTACCGAAATTAAATATTTGAATCCAGAAAAAATAAAGAAATGGTTAGCAAAATATAAATTAGGAGATTTATGGATAATGAATTTGTTAGGAGGGAATCCATTATAA
- a CDS encoding cytochrome B: protein MKDKFQKFILKSKIWWQFCLHCVDKYTQSKYSTYILFIVAFTESAFFVIPPDVLLIPMAFVRPNKAFFYALITTMGSVLGGAFGYALGYFVFNTIGQHIINYFGYQDKFLYFENLYNHYGIVITFIAGFSPIPYKIATLSAGFVKANFISFIVVSIISRGLRFFLLAILIKYYHNKGKNIITKYFSTIVIIISVTILIICVIYFFVKV, encoded by the coding sequence ATGAAAGATAAGTTTCAAAAATTTATACTAAAAAGTAAAATATGGTGGCAGTTTTGCCTACATTGTGTAGATAAATATACTCAATCTAAGTATTCTACTTATATTTTGTTTATAGTTGCGTTTACAGAAAGTGCTTTTTTTGTTATTCCTCCTGATGTTCTTCTTATACCTATGGCGTTTGTTCGCCCCAATAAAGCCTTCTTTTACGCTTTAATTACTACAATGGGTTCAGTTTTAGGAGGGGCTTTTGGCTATGCTTTAGGATATTTTGTTTTTAATACAATTGGGCAACATATTATAAATTATTTTGGTTACCAAGATAAATTTCTATATTTTGAAAATTTATATAACCATTATGGAATTGTTATTACTTTCATTGCTGGATTTTCACCAATTCCCTATAAAATAGCTACATTAAGTGCAGGTTTTGTAAAAGCTAATTTTATATCTTTTATTGTTGTTTCAATTATTTCTAGAGGTTTGCGTTTTTTCTTATTGGCAATATTAATAAAGTACTACCATAATAAAGGTAAGAATATAATTACAAAATATTTTTCTACTATTGTAATAATTATTAGTGTAACTATATTAATAATATGTGTAATTTATTTTTTTGTGAAAGTATGA
- the atpE gene encoding ATP synthase subunit c, whose product MENTELIATAIKYIGVGLCMIPMGGVAAGIGSIFASLVAEISRNPAAKNSLFTYALIGFALAEAAGLYALVVAFIILFS is encoded by the coding sequence ATGGAAAATACTGAACTTATTGCTACAGCAATTAAATATATTGGAGTTGGATTATGTATGATACCTATGGGTGGAGTTGCTGCTGGTATTGGTAGCATATTTGCATCTTTAGTGGCTGAAATATCTCGTAATCCTGCTGCTAAGAATAGTTTATTTACTTATGCACTAATTGGTTTTGCTTTAGCAGAAGCAGCAGGCTTATATGCTTTAGTAGTAGCATTTATTATTTTATTTTCTTAA
- the bdbD gene encoding Disulfide bond formation protein D, translating into MKKIIRSIFVLVSCYVALFSYLQAKPMEYKYLGKNNAPVIMYDFASLSCVHCADFSNNIMPQLIKDYVNTGKLKIIFIDVPFGSPNNLFAHTVLHYTSSNEDFFQLAHALFANQDKWVQANNPVTEIKKYTTLLGMSDTTLNKAINDKTLQKWLKDNATKQISALHIQGTPTLFFVKKGEKLTPASTSIVGVPDYKKLQNTIDNLIKKTKSS; encoded by the coding sequence ATGAAAAAAATTATACGTAGTATTTTTGTTTTAGTAAGTTGTTACGTAGCTCTTTTCTCTTATTTGCAGGCTAAACCTATGGAATACAAATATTTAGGTAAAAATAATGCTCCTGTAATTATGTACGATTTTGCCTCGCTTTCATGTGTTCATTGTGCTGATTTTTCCAATAATATTATGCCACAATTAATAAAAGATTATGTAAATACAGGCAAGTTAAAAATTATTTTTATTGATGTCCCTTTTGGATCTCCTAATAATTTATTTGCTCATACAGTTTTACACTATACTAGCTCTAATGAAGATTTCTTCCAACTAGCTCATGCTTTATTTGCTAATCAAGATAAGTGGGTTCAGGCAAATAATCCTGTTACTGAAATTAAAAAATATACAACACTTTTAGGAATGTCAGATACTACTTTAAATAAAGCAATTAACGATAAAACCTTACAAAAGTGGTTAAAAGATAATGCTACTAAACAAATTTCAGCCTTACATATTCAGGGAACTCCTACTTTATTCTTTGTAAAAAAAGGGGAAAAACTAACACCTGCAAGTACTAGTATAGTGGGCGTACCAGATTATAAAAAGCTTCAAAATACTATTGATAATCTTATAAAGAAAACTAAGAGTTCATAA
- a CDS encoding DUF4276 family protein translates to MDNEFVRRESIINTAEEDITLGISVEGQTEAYFAKYVLGRYLAKHNIKLGEPIILGGNVTLARVTGTLALLADEYDYATSLYDFYGFQGKEENDTLETLLKKLYADSNICYKNNIYIYLQKYEYEALLFSNLDVMCNYFYDSESEKNLCKKKFVDNLKGKKPEDVNDSIQTAPSKRIKKIYKRYQKIMHGYIIAQEIGIERIRAECPLFNSWVEHLLGLSKPVNK, encoded by the coding sequence ATGGATAATGAATTTGTTAGGAGGGAATCCATTATAAATACAGCAGAGGAAGACATTACCCTTGGTATATCGGTAGAAGGGCAAACAGAAGCATATTTTGCTAAATATGTTCTAGGTAGGTATTTAGCAAAGCATAATATTAAATTAGGAGAACCTATAATTTTAGGAGGTAATGTTACATTAGCCAGAGTTACAGGTACTTTAGCCTTATTAGCAGATGAATATGATTATGCTACTTCTTTATACGATTTTTATGGCTTTCAAGGTAAAGAAGAGAATGATACTCTAGAAACACTACTAAAAAAACTATATGCAGATTCTAATATTTGTTATAAAAACAATATTTATATTTATTTACAAAAGTATGAATATGAAGCCTTGTTGTTTTCTAATTTAGATGTGATGTGTAACTATTTTTACGATTCAGAATCGGAAAAGAATCTTTGTAAAAAGAAGTTTGTAGATAATCTAAAAGGCAAAAAGCCTGAAGATGTTAATGATAGTATTCAAACCGCACCTTCTAAAAGAATTAAAAAAATTTATAAAAGATACCAGAAAATCATGCACGGTTATATTATTGCCCAAGAGATTGGTATAGAAAGAATTCGTGCTGAATGCCCCTTATTTAATAGTTGGGTTGAACATCTATTGGGGTTAAGCAAACCTGTTAATAAATAA
- the pgk gene encoding Phosphoglycerate kinase, with the protein MSSNFVTLDDIDVQGKRVLVRLDLNVPMQDGKVMNDERIVRSLPTIQELSKKQAKVIIITHLGRPEGNGYEEEFSLKPIVKVLAEKLGKDVAFAEDCIGEKAITAIKKLENGGVLVLENVRFHKEETKNDKDFTAKLAELGDVFVSDAFSAAHRAHSSTVGLATKLPYAAGRLMEAELTALEQALENPVKPVVAVVGGAKVSTKLNVLYNLLQKVDYIIIGGGMANTFLYALGVDVGHSLCEKDMKASCLEIIEKVKKSNCQLVLPKDFQSAQKLAVGVEVKQGDHGSLEAGYEILDAGKKSIDYFISVLEKAKTVVWNGPLGAFEIAPFDAATNAVAKAVASLTKQGKLVSIAGGGDTISALAKAGVYNDFTYVSTAGGAFLEWMEGKKLPGVVCLLKK; encoded by the coding sequence ATGAGTAGTAATTTTGTTACTTTAGATGATATTGATGTGCAGGGAAAAAGAGTATTAGTCCGTTTAGACTTAAACGTTCCCATGCAAGATGGTAAAGTAATGAATGATGAAAGGATAGTAAGATCTTTACCTACAATTCAAGAGCTTAGCAAAAAACAAGCAAAAGTTATTATCATTACACATTTAGGGCGTCCTGAGGGTAATGGTTATGAAGAAGAATTTAGTTTAAAACCGATAGTGAAGGTTCTAGCTGAAAAATTAGGAAAAGATGTAGCTTTTGCTGAAGATTGTATTGGTGAAAAAGCTATTACCGCTATTAAGAAGCTAGAAAACGGTGGTGTATTAGTTTTAGAAAACGTGAGGTTTCATAAAGAAGAAACAAAGAATGATAAAGATTTTACAGCTAAATTAGCTGAATTAGGAGATGTTTTTGTTTCAGATGCTTTTTCTGCAGCTCATCGGGCTCATTCTTCTACCGTAGGATTAGCTACAAAATTACCTTATGCTGCAGGTAGATTAATGGAAGCTGAATTAACAGCATTAGAGCAAGCCTTAGAGAATCCTGTGAAACCTGTGGTTGCAGTAGTTGGTGGTGCTAAAGTTTCTACTAAATTAAATGTTTTATATAATCTGTTACAAAAGGTTGACTACATTATTATTGGTGGGGGTATGGCAAACACTTTCTTATATGCTTTAGGTGTAGATGTTGGGCATTCATTATGTGAAAAAGATATGAAAGCATCTTGTTTAGAAATTATTGAAAAAGTAAAAAAGAGTAATTGTCAGTTAGTGTTACCAAAAGATTTCCAATCTGCCCAAAAATTAGCTGTAGGTGTTGAAGTAAAACAAGGAGATCATGGTTCTTTAGAAGCAGGGTATGAAATTTTAGATGCTGGAAAAAAATCTATAGATTATTTTATTTCAGTTTTAGAAAAGGCTAAAACTGTAGTTTGGAATGGTCCACTAGGAGCTTTTGAAATTGCACCTTTTGATGCCGCTACTAATGCTGTAGCAAAAGCTGTAGCTAGTTTAACCAAACAAGGTAAACTTGTGAGTATTGCTGGTGGTGGAGATACAATCTCTGCTTTAGCTAAAGCTGGCGTATATAATGATTTTACTTATGTTTCTACGGCTGGAGGAGCTTTTTTAGAGTGGATGGAAGGTAAAAAATTGCCAGGGGTAGTTTGTTTATTAAAAAAATAA
- the atpI gene encoding ATP synthase protein I gives MSTQLKNLEQQLLQLKAKHIDRKANNLNKSNSYIIAFNVLLELLAGIIVGATLGYILDKYLHTKYIFFIIFLFVGLLSGILNMYRYLRKKS, from the coding sequence TTGAGTACCCAATTAAAAAATCTAGAACAACAATTATTACAACTCAAAGCTAAACATATTGATAGAAAAGCTAACAATCTGAACAAATCTAATAGTTATATTATTGCTTTTAATGTGCTATTAGAATTATTAGCAGGTATTATTGTGGGAGCAACTTTAGGATATATATTAGATAAATATTTACATACTAAATATATTTTTTTTATAATCTTTTTGTTTGTCGGTTTATTATCAGGTATATTAAATATGTATAGATACTTAAGGAAAAAAAGTTAA
- the atpB gene encoding ATP synthase subunit a translates to MLLESPVAQFTVKDIGNKIIISGYNLSFSNSALAMLITAAIIMLFYYIALKKPAIIPNKLQMLSEITYDFSLNLVQDNINSNKAKLFFPLIFSIFIFFVVGNMIGLLPMSFAFTSQLIITMCFAIFILVLATIYGIYYHGLSFIRVLLPSGLPIYLAPMMVIIEFVSYFARGLSMGVRLFANIMAGHVILDIFASFVIALGIFGIIPLSFTVVLYAFEFAIGLLQAYIFAILSCIFIDQVINLH, encoded by the coding sequence ATGTTATTAGAATCTCCTGTAGCACAGTTTACGGTTAAAGATATTGGTAATAAAATTATTATTAGTGGTTATAATTTATCTTTTTCTAATTCTGCCTTAGCTATGTTAATAACTGCTGCTATTATTATGTTATTTTATTATATAGCTTTAAAAAAACCGGCTATTATTCCTAATAAATTACAAATGCTTTCTGAAATAACTTACGATTTTTCTTTAAATTTAGTTCAAGATAATATAAACAGCAATAAAGCTAAGTTGTTTTTTCCATTAATTTTTTCAATTTTTATATTTTTTGTGGTAGGTAATATGATTGGTTTATTGCCAATGTCTTTTGCTTTTACTTCTCAATTAATTATTACTATGTGTTTTGCTATATTTATTCTAGTTCTAGCAACCATATATGGTATTTATTATCATGGTTTATCTTTTATACGAGTTTTGTTACCAAGTGGCTTGCCCATTTATTTAGCTCCAATGATGGTAATTATAGAATTTGTTTCTTATTTTGCTAGAGGGTTAAGTATGGGAGTAAGGCTATTTGCTAACATTATGGCAGGGCATGTAATATTAGATATTTTTGCAAGTTTTGTAATTGCTTTAGGAATATTTGGCATTATTCCTTTATCTTTTACTGTTGTATTATATGCTTTTGAATTTGCTATTGGCTTATTACAAGCATATATATTTGCCATATTATCCTGCATTTTTATTGATCAGGTTATCAATTTACATTAA
- a CDS encoding Disulfide bond formation protein B, with protein sequence MKFYMPIKKFLQKPLLFLQVVITLLLLAVFLLEFFYSIHPCPLCLIQRIILIIVLLVALLYSKKILILLGLIANIGVSLYQILLQYNILQGTCKINLSETVLPSCNTIDISFFSISLAGYSFIITIVLFLFMLIYYQPKHGN encoded by the coding sequence ATGAAGTTTTATATGCCAATAAAAAAGTTTTTACAAAAACCTTTATTATTTTTACAAGTAGTTATTACTTTATTATTGTTAGCAGTTTTTTTATTAGAGTTTTTTTATAGTATTCATCCTTGTCCTTTATGCTTAATCCAAAGGATTATTTTAATTATTGTGTTATTAGTTGCATTGTTATATAGTAAGAAAATCCTTATTCTTTTAGGACTAATTGCCAATATAGGGGTTAGCTTGTATCAAATTTTATTACAATATAATATTTTACAAGGTACTTGTAAAATTAACTTATCTGAAACGGTTTTACCTAGTTGTAATACTATAGATATTAGTTTTTTTTCTATTTCTTTAGCAGGTTATAGTTTCATTATTACTATAGTTTTATTTCTTTTTATGCTAATTTATTACCAACCTAAGCATGGTAATTAA
- a CDS encoding Dna[CI] antecedent protein, with product MSQHISSCITSVLAPIFQKKGEHIVLLMNNWEKVATSKWCNAVFPHKLIWNNNNQAVLILSSNNHLVEKLVLHDKHNIINNANYYFGYNCITNIKFSK from the coding sequence ATGAGCCAACATATATCTAGCTGTATTACAAGTGTATTAGCTCCTATTTTTCAAAAAAAAGGGGAACACATCGTTCTTTTAATGAATAATTGGGAAAAAGTTGCTACAAGTAAATGGTGCAATGCAGTTTTTCCTCATAAACTAATATGGAATAACAATAATCAAGCTGTACTTATTTTAAGTAGTAATAATCATTTAGTAGAAAAGCTAGTATTACACGATAAACACAATATTATTAATAATGCTAATTACTATTTTGGTTATAATTGTATTACTAATATTAAATTCTCTAAATAA
- a CDS encoding Uracil-DNA glycosylase-like protein: protein MVTNNLQIIKNILELYQDVGVNQIPHYISKESLQGSLVCTTSLNQSTTSSVISNKKIATIHSNTIEKVTTTHNPITNKNNVITPSVIKSNTNNHVAPPIQSSTNNSQYEFLNSINTLDGIKEELLKFNGCDLKRTAMNTVFGVGNANADIMLIGEAPGADEDIKGEPFVGRSGQLLMQALASIKLHRENLFITNTVFWRPPGNRNPTLEEMVMCYPFLTKMISLIRPKIIILVGKVATTNILKLDDPISKICGVWYNTPFIFNKETINVETTVVFHPAYLLRNPIKKQVLWQDLLNIRAKINDLNLNI from the coding sequence ATGGTAACAAACAATTTACAAATTATTAAAAATATCCTTGAACTTTACCAAGATGTAGGAGTTAACCAAATACCACATTATATTTCTAAGGAAAGTTTACAAGGTTCACTGGTTTGTACCACATCTTTAAATCAGTCAACAACCTCTAGTGTTATTAGTAATAAAAAAATAGCAACTATACACTCTAATACTATTGAAAAAGTTACTACAACACATAATCCTATAACTAATAAAAATAATGTTATTACGCCCTCTGTAATAAAAAGCAACACTAATAACCATGTAGCTCCCCCTATACAATCTTCTACAAACAACTCTCAATATGAATTTCTAAATTCTATTAATACTTTAGATGGGATCAAAGAAGAGTTACTAAAATTCAACGGTTGTGATTTAAAAAGAACAGCAATGAATACTGTTTTTGGTGTTGGTAATGCTAATGCCGATATTATGCTAATAGGTGAGGCTCCAGGAGCAGATGAAGACATCAAAGGAGAGCCTTTCGTAGGACGTAGTGGTCAGTTACTTATGCAAGCCTTAGCTAGTATTAAACTTCATAGGGAAAACCTTTTTATTACTAACACTGTTTTTTGGCGTCCTCCTGGTAATAGAAATCCTACCCTTGAAGAAATGGTAATGTGTTACCCTTTTTTAACTAAAATGATTAGCCTTATTCGCCCTAAAATTATTATCCTTGTAGGAAAAGTAGCTACAACTAATATACTAAAATTAGACGATCCTATTAGCAAAATCTGTGGAGTATGGTATAATACTCCCTTTATCTTTAATAAGGAAACAATTAACGTGGAAACTACAGTTGTCTTTCACCCTGCTTATTTATTAAGAAACCCTATCAAAAAACAAGTTTTATGGCAGGATTTACTAAACATTAGGGCAAAAATTAATGATCTTAACTTAAATATATAA
- a CDS encoding Endonuclease YhcR — MLLRFTFLMLKQLTFVIALLSIIIGIRSNVFAEVTEQVFVERVVDGDTVVVKNSKGKVFKIRLLGIQAPELFADPPWAFAKESKNELFNLVNNKKVHIAYNKKAKYDKYGRVLADIYTMNGEWVNGDLVKYGLAYVYILNATSIPKIEELKNLENKAIKEQLPFWQNSFYKVIIPLQSWQHISQFKVVDGMVWSVRTTKNSVWLMLTKDGPYGFSLRIKSKDETLFLQKLGINSFTDLQGKLIRVRGFIERYSNKFGPFINLNSPDALDLQAN, encoded by the coding sequence ATGTTATTGCGGTTTACTTTTTTAATGTTAAAACAGCTAACATTTGTAATAGCTCTACTATCTATAATAATTGGCATAAGATCCAATGTTTTTGCAGAAGTTACAGAGCAGGTTTTTGTTGAAAGAGTTGTAGATGGTGATACGGTAGTTGTTAAAAATAGTAAAGGTAAGGTTTTTAAAATTCGTTTACTAGGTATTCAAGCACCAGAACTATTTGCTGATCCTCCTTGGGCTTTTGCAAAAGAATCCAAAAATGAACTATTCAATTTAGTGAATAATAAAAAAGTGCATATTGCTTATAATAAAAAGGCTAAGTACGATAAATATGGGAGAGTTTTAGCAGATATTTATACTATGAATGGGGAATGGGTTAATGGAGATTTAGTAAAATATGGTTTAGCTTATGTTTATATTTTAAATGCAACCAGTATTCCTAAAATTGAGGAACTAAAGAATTTAGAAAATAAAGCAATTAAAGAGCAATTACCTTTTTGGCAAAATAGTTTTTACAAGGTTATTATACCTTTACAATCTTGGCAACATATTTCACAATTTAAAGTAGTTGATGGTATGGTTTGGAGTGTTAGAACTACTAAAAATTCAGTATGGTTAATGCTTACAAAAGATGGTCCTTATGGTTTTTCACTTCGTATTAAATCTAAAGATGAAACTTTATTTTTACAAAAACTTGGTATTAACTCTTTTACAGATCTTCAAGGCAAGTTAATAAGAGTACGAGGTTTTATTGAAAGATATAGTAATAAATTTGGTCCTTTTATTAACTTAAATAGTCCTGATGCGTTAGATTTACAAGCAAATTAA
- the mltC gene encoding Membrane-bound lytic murein transglycosylase C, with amino-acid sequence MPFLKHKLLFCLFIIFVSTNLHAALNPHTYETKYYFNRSMYSPAYKDLPKILSDSDIEKYYAIQQAQLAHNYKKADQLIETLDNNILVGYVYYARYISPEYHPTYYELKEWLSKYNTLAVASIIYKMAKKKAKYNYQVQELTTTNSFYDRFVPVYMRNDLFKNITPEITNLPNEKPEVIKNYITKRLNRHIKDGNTLNIKRILLSNNTRRALPHQTYDYYAYKLSKLYFLDGNDTLSIYWADKALKHTPKLFSDAAFVRGLSNFRVGNYVAAANSFYSITNSEIYSTGVVAKASYWYARSSLAAGNITNYYKGLKRASKYIYDFYGIIANEELGIDVQYPWFYFNFPKESINLITNNKYGQRALALLQFGLVDWAEQELIFLANYDTEGMSKSDESKMLNALIYMAQEIPMPALGLKFSGELGMYYGLSHLSYPIFFVDLDDDYELDPALLLAIMRQESLFYTGAISEPGATGLMQLMPTTATFIASKYGLNQHTSNRLTEAKYNITIGQKYVETLLNNPNVENNLIYALAGFNGGFLNVSKWKSDSFRHVEDPLFFIESMPFYETRHYVKVVMGNYWIYQKKIGIPRYSLYLLVQGGQPQYSKINHEEIKKLLNFRYQQAYVPNNQEFSVYEISGTIDEAPKPEIKPINDFGLNKIKMNKSLVEIKPSVNLDTK; translated from the coding sequence ATGCCTTTTCTAAAACACAAACTACTATTTTGTTTATTCATAATTTTCGTTAGTACTAATTTACATGCGGCACTTAATCCTCATACTTATGAAACTAAGTATTACTTTAACCGTTCTATGTATTCACCTGCCTACAAGGATTTACCTAAAATCTTAAGTGATTCAGATATAGAGAAATACTATGCTATTCAGCAAGCCCAATTAGCACATAATTACAAAAAGGCCGATCAATTAATTGAAACTTTAGACAATAATATTCTAGTAGGATACGTTTACTATGCTAGATATATCTCCCCAGAGTATCATCCTACTTATTACGAATTAAAAGAGTGGTTAAGTAAATATAATACTTTAGCTGTAGCATCTATTATTTATAAAATGGCAAAGAAAAAAGCTAAGTATAATTACCAAGTTCAAGAATTAACTACAACCAATAGTTTTTATGATCGTTTTGTTCCAGTTTATATGCGAAATGATTTATTTAAAAACATTACTCCAGAAATTACTAATTTACCCAATGAAAAACCTGAAGTTATCAAAAACTATATTACTAAACGCCTCAATCGCCATATTAAAGATGGCAATACTTTAAACATAAAAAGAATATTATTAAGTAATAATACTCGTAGGGCTTTACCTCATCAAACTTATGATTACTATGCTTATAAATTATCTAAATTATATTTTTTAGATGGTAATGATACTCTAAGTATTTACTGGGCAGATAAGGCGTTAAAGCATACTCCTAAACTGTTTTCCGATGCGGCTTTTGTGCGTGGATTATCAAACTTTAGGGTTGGTAATTATGTAGCGGCTGCTAACTCTTTTTATAGTATCACAAACAGTGAAATATACTCCACCGGTGTTGTAGCTAAAGCTAGTTATTGGTATGCTAGAAGTAGTTTAGCAGCAGGAAACATTACAAATTACTATAAAGGTTTAAAAAGAGCTTCTAAATATATTTACGATTTTTATGGTATTATTGCTAATGAAGAACTTGGAATTGATGTCCAATATCCTTGGTTTTATTTTAATTTTCCTAAAGAATCTATTAATTTAATTACTAACAACAAGTATGGGCAAAGAGCATTAGCATTATTACAATTTGGCTTGGTAGATTGGGCAGAACAAGAACTTATTTTCCTAGCTAATTACGATACAGAAGGTATGAGTAAAAGCGATGAAAGTAAAATGCTTAATGCTTTAATTTATATGGCACAAGAAATTCCAATGCCCGCTTTAGGTTTAAAATTTTCCGGAGAGCTTGGTATGTACTATGGTTTATCACACCTATCTTATCCTATATTTTTTGTAGATTTAGACGATGACTACGAGCTAGATCCCGCCCTGCTATTAGCCATTATGAGGCAAGAATCTTTATTTTATACAGGTGCTATTAGTGAACCAGGAGCTACCGGCTTAATGCAACTTATGCCTACAACCGCAACATTTATTGCTAGTAAATATGGCCTTAATCAACATACCTCTAACCGTTTAACTGAGGCTAAATACAATATTACAATTGGACAAAAATACGTAGAAACTCTACTTAATAATCCTAATGTTGAAAATAATTTAATATATGCTTTAGCTGGTTTTAATGGTGGTTTTTTAAATGTTTCCAAATGGAAAAGTGACTCTTTTCGCCATGTTGAAGATCCTTTATTTTTTATAGAAAGTATGCCCTTTTATGAAACTAGGCATTATGTAAAAGTTGTTATGGGCAATTATTGGATTTACCAGAAAAAAATTGGTATTCCTAGATACTCTTTGTACTTATTAGTGCAAGGTGGGCAACCACAATACTCTAAAATTAACCATGAGGAGATAAAAAAATTACTTAACTTTAGATACCAACAAGCCTATGTTCCTAATAACCAAGAATTTAGTGTTTACGAAATCTCAGGAACCATAGATGAAGCCCCTAAACCAGAAATTAAACCAATAAATGACTTTGGCCTAAATAAAATTAAAATGAATAAAAGTTTAGTAGAAATCAAGCCTTCTGTAAACCTTGATACTAAATAA